The following are encoded in a window of Deltaproteobacteria bacterium genomic DNA:
- a CDS encoding PD-(D/E)XK nuclease-like domain-containing protein: MKAHEYHQIRAWSASSNEDYLADPTRYFLCHVERSMERGAPTQETEVGTGCHSLVLEGAEAYERSVAIWRGGPTEEGRHSMRRGTNAWKAFEVEARKAGKAIVSETDNDTIEAMATALHGHADARKLLFDLPGLAEHTLQWSINGWPCKARLDRYLRAQRVIVDLKTTAADSFADVMRQAATLGYHRKAEWYMRGHQACYAEPARAFVFVSVRSHAPHHVWVWRFDSDWETAARIEVDEIVAGIQSRMESGDWRPRECHGLQVASPPLYLMRSETRDEVDRRRREEFAA, translated from the coding sequence ATGAAGGCGCACGAGTATCACCAGATCCGGGCGTGGTCGGCATCCTCGAACGAGGACTACCTTGCCGACCCGACGCGCTACTTCCTGTGCCACGTGGAGCGCTCGATGGAGCGCGGCGCACCGACGCAAGAGACCGAGGTCGGGACCGGATGTCACTCCCTCGTGCTCGAGGGTGCCGAGGCCTACGAGCGCAGCGTGGCGATCTGGCGCGGCGGCCCGACCGAGGAAGGGCGCCACTCGATGCGTCGCGGCACGAACGCGTGGAAGGCCTTCGAGGTCGAGGCGCGGAAGGCCGGCAAGGCGATCGTCAGCGAGACCGACAACGACACGATCGAGGCGATGGCGACGGCGCTGCATGGCCACGCCGATGCACGAAAGCTGCTGTTCGATCTGCCGGGCCTTGCCGAGCACACGTTGCAGTGGTCGATCAACGGCTGGCCCTGCAAGGCGCGGCTCGATCGCTACCTGCGAGCCCAGCGTGTGATCGTGGACCTGAAGACCACGGCAGCCGACAGCTTCGCTGACGTCATGCGGCAGGCCGCCACGCTCGGGTACCACCGCAAGGCGGAGTGGTACATGCGTGGGCACCAGGCCTGCTACGCCGAGCCGGCGCGGGCCTTCGTGTTCGTGTCGGTTCGCAGCCACGCCCCGCACCACGTCTGGGTCTGGCGCTTCGATTCGGACTGGGAGACGGCTGCGCGCATCGAGGTCGACGAGATCGTGGCAGGCATCCAGTCGCGCATGGAGTCCGGCGACTGGCGTCCGCGTGAGTGCCACGGCCTGCAGGTGGCGAGCCCGCCGCTCTACCTGATGCGGTCGGAGACACGCGACGAAGTCGACCGGCGTCGACGAGAGGAGTTCGCAGCATGA
- a CDS encoding recombinase RecT, with amino-acid sequence MSDEQRLMLKQVCAGTNLNDQQFALLCEVGKRTGLDPLRRQIYGLIFQGRFVVMTGIDGFRAVARRNGLAGIEAPRFDYVDEQKRIPSACEITVHRWGRGGKESYTARCLFREFARFGRDGKLMGPWQTSPHHMLAKCTEALAHRMAFTEWMGGVYERDEFPREHVVRQQQPATTVDELISEPADEPAEVIYDDDPTAKDAP; translated from the coding sequence ATGAGCGACGAGCAGCGCCTGATGCTCAAGCAGGTTTGCGCCGGTACGAACCTGAACGATCAGCAGTTCGCGCTGCTGTGCGAGGTCGGCAAGCGCACCGGGCTCGACCCGCTGCGGCGCCAGATCTACGGGCTGATCTTCCAAGGCCGGTTCGTCGTGATGACCGGGATCGACGGCTTCCGCGCGGTGGCTCGCCGCAACGGCCTCGCCGGCATCGAAGCCCCTCGATTCGACTACGTCGACGAGCAGAAGCGCATCCCATCGGCATGCGAGATCACCGTGCATCGATGGGGACGCGGCGGCAAGGAGAGCTACACGGCTCGCTGCCTGTTCCGCGAGTTCGCGCGGTTCGGTCGCGACGGCAAGCTGATGGGGCCGTGGCAGACGTCGCCACACCACATGCTGGCGAAGTGCACCGAAGCGCTCGCGCACCGGATGGCGTTCACGGAGTGGATGGGCGGCGTCTATGAGCGCGACGAGTTCCCGCGCGAGCACGTTGTGCGTCAGCAGCAGCCTGCGACAACCGTCGACGAGTTGATCTCGGAGCCTGCCGACGAGCCCGCCGAAGTGATCTACGACGACGACCCGACTGCGAAGGACGCACCATGA
- a CDS encoding methyltransferase, with protein MTFACIMIDPPWPERGGGKIKRGADRHYPLMRWQETLSVLLRAPVWTPAPSCHLWCWYTDNHLLAALKLVEALDFRYVRTMAWAKDRIGIGQYMRGQHEGCILAVRGAAMKPARAPSSLVVAKRRQHSRKPDEAIATIERVSPGPRLEMFARGPREGWTTWGNEA; from the coding sequence ATGACGTTCGCGTGCATCATGATCGACCCGCCGTGGCCCGAGCGCGGCGGCGGCAAGATCAAGCGCGGCGCCGACCGTCACTACCCGCTGATGCGGTGGCAGGAGACGCTCTCCGTGTTGTTGCGCGCGCCGGTGTGGACGCCCGCGCCGTCGTGCCACCTGTGGTGCTGGTACACGGACAACCACCTGCTCGCCGCGCTCAAGCTCGTGGAGGCGCTCGACTTCCGCTACGTGCGCACGATGGCGTGGGCGAAGGACCGCATCGGAATCGGGCAGTACATGCGAGGGCAGCACGAGGGCTGCATCCTCGCGGTGCGTGGCGCGGCGATGAAGCCCGCCCGAGCACCATCGTCTCTGGTGGTCGCGAAGCGGCGCCAGCACTCGCGCAAGCCCGACGAGGCGATCGCGACGATCGAACGAGTGTCACCGGGGCCGCGACTCGAAATGTTCGCGCGCGGGCCTCGGGAAGGGTGGACGACATGGGGGAACGAGGCATGA